The stretch of DNA CTTGCTCTGGCTCTACACCGTCGGCGGTCGGCGCACTTGGAGCGAGGAGCCCGGCGAGAGCGCCGACTGATCGAACGGCCTAACTGCGCGCCGGGGAATCTCCGGGTATGATCGACCGCTACGCAACCGCGCGCGATGGGGCTGATCGAGCATGAGCACGTCCCGTGGAGCCTCGACGATCCAAGTCGCGCTGATCGCACTCTTTACGACCGCGCTCGTGACCGCCCAGCTCACCGCCACCAAGATCCTCGGCTTTTCGATTCCGTTTTCGCTCCCGATCACGGGCGAGATGCTGATCCTGCCCGGCGCGTCGCTCGCGTACGCGCTGACGTTCCTCGCTTCGGACTGCTACGCCGAACTCTACGGCCGGCGTGCGGCCCACGTCCTCGTGAACGTCGGCTTCGCGATGAACGTCGTTCTTCTGGGACTGGTCTGGGGGACGATCGCCGCGCCTGCCGCCACGTCGAGCGTCGATCCCGCGGCGTTCGCGACGGTGCTCGGTGCGAGCACCAACGTCGTGCTCGGGAGCCTGCTCGCCTATCTCGTGAGCCAGAACTGGGACGTGTTCGTGTTTCACCAACTTCGCGACTACACCGAAGGACGCGCGCTCTGGCTCCGGAACGTCGGCTCGACCGCGACGAGCCAGGCGCTCGACACCGTGATCTTCGTGAGCGTCGCCTTCTACCTCGCGCCGGAACTCCTCGGCCTCGGCAGCGCGCTGCCGCTCTCGGTCCTGCTCGCACTCGGGGTCGGCCAGTACCTCCTCAAACTCCTGATCGCGCTCCTCGACACCCCTGTGGTCTACGCCATCGTCGGCTACGCGCGCTCGCGAACCGACGCCCGACCGACGGCCAGCGCCGACTGATTTTGGGGATTGGCGCGCGCTCGCGGTCGTGTGCGAGCCAAGCGAGCACCGACCGCGAACACCGTGCGAGGGATGACTGAGCCGAGCGAAGCGAGGCGAAGGAATCGGCTGGGGAGGCGTGTGGCCTGCGGTCTCTCAGTTGTGTCGGGATTCGCGATCGTGATACAAATTCGTGCCCGAATTCAAAACGTATGCGTTGGGAGTCGTAAGTGGATTCAGTCGATCCGTTCGGCGAACCCGAAGCGCGGTTTCACGTCCTCGATCCGAACCTGAACCGTCTCACCTTCCCCTGCATCCGAAACGAACAGCGTGTACTCCTCGACTTTCGCGATCCCGTCACCCTCGTCGCCCGTGTCGGTGATCTCGACGGTCAGTTCGTCGCCGACGCCCACTGGCGCGGTCATCCGGCCCTTCCCCACGAGGAAGAGCTCGGAGGACTCGTCGCGCGAGGCGTCGGGGCGCACGGTTCTGACGTACTCGAATTCGTTCTCGATGTCGGCTTCGAGATCGTCGAGATCCCGTCCGTCGAAGACCTTCACGACGAGATCGCCGCCAGGCGCGAGAATCGCGCGCGCCACATCGAGCGCCTGGCGCGCGAGATGAACGGAACGAGCGTGATCGAGGTCGTACTCGCCGGTCATGTTCGGAGCCATGTCCGACAGAACGAGGTCCGCTTGCCCCACCCGCTCCCCGATCTCCGCCTGGGTGTCGTCCTCGGTGAGGTCCCCGCGAACCGTCTCGACGCCGTCGATCGATTCGATGCGCTGGCGGTCAACGCCTACCACGCGACCGTCGTCCGTGCGTTCGGCGGCGACCTGGAGCCATCCTCCGGGGGCGGCCCCGAGGTCGATCACGGTGTCGCCCGGGGCGATGAGGTCGGCGGTGTCGTCTAGCTGCTGGAGCTTGTACGCCGATCGCGAGCGGTAGCCCTGCTGTTTGGCCTTGTTGTAGTATTCGTCCCGACCCGACATTGCTTGGCCGGCGTAGTTCGTGTGCGCGTAAACGCCCTTCGTTCAGCCGTCGTTCCGTTTCGGTCACGACCGATGCTATCGACAGCCACGGGCGGACGGCGACGTTTCACCGACTGTCCGGACCACGTCGTATCGATATATAGCGGCCTGTCCTGCTCTGTGCTACAATTTATATATATTAGCAGCATCTATGTACTCATCGGCCTCGTTTTCACGTGATGACGCGCAAAGCGACACGACGCCGCGTACTGATGGGGATCGGCACCGGGACCGCGATCGGGGTCGCTGGATGCACAGGCGGGTCGAACGGCGATGGAGGTGGAGACGGCAACAACGGCAGTAGCGGGGAAAGCGGTAGCAGTGGCGGCACTGCAAGCGGCGAGGATACCACGAGCGGGGGGCAGGGGAACAGCAGTGGCGGCAGCGCACAGCAGGCCAGCGGTCCGCTGACCGCCGACGGCTCTTCCACTGTGTACCCGATCACGAGCGACGGCGCGGCGGTCTGGAACTCGAACCCGCCCGCCGACGACGGCGAGTACTGGGGCTCGAACGACGAGGGGACCGCGCCCGGCTACGAGGCGCTCGGCAGCCCCGACATGCCGATGACGGAGTTCTTCGCGAACATCTACGGGCTCGACCCCTACCAGGTCAACGTCGGCCTCAGCCACTCGGGGACGGGCATCGAGAAGCTGATGAACGATCAGGTCGACATCGGTGACTCCAGCGCGCCCGTTCAGGACGAACTCCCCGAGCGCGAGAGCTACGAGAACTTCGTGGATCACGTCGTCGGCGTCGACGGGCAGCCGGTCATCGTCAGCCAGGCGATCTACGACGCGGGCGTGACGAAACTCACCGGCGAGCAGCTCCGTGGCATCTACACGGGCGAGATCACGAACTGGTCCGAGATCGACTCGTACTCCGGCGACGACAAGGAGATCCAGAACATCTGCCGGGCGGAGGGCTCGGGCACCGACACCGCGTTCCGGTCGAACTTCCTCGGCGATCCGAACGCCGAGATCGCCTGTTCGCAGCGGATCGGCCAGAACCAGCAGGTTCGCTCGACGGTGCTCAACGCCGACAACGCGGTCGCGTACATTGCACTCGCATTCACCGGCAACGGCGCACCGGCGGTCGCACTCGAACTCGACGGCACCACCTACGAGCTCGGCAAGAACCTCGGCTCGAAGGACTACCCGCTCTCGCGCGACCTCCACTGCTACACGTGGCAGGACACCTCGAAGCAGGAGTCCGCGTTCATCAACATGCTGCTCACCGAGTTCGGCCAGCAGCAGTTCGTCGCGGCGAACGACTACTTCAAGCTGCCACCCAACCGCCGCGAGGAGGAGCGCAGCAAGCTCGCCGAACCCGAACAGGACATCGAGTACGGCGGCGGCAACGCCTCCTCGGGGAATGCTTCGTCCGGAACCACCATGGGTAGCACCACCTCGGGCAGCTCGAGCAGCTGAGGACGTCGGCCGGTCGACCGACCCTCACACACCGGAAATATCAGATGATACATCAACATTCACATGTCGACCATCCCTGAACGGTGGCTGCCGGGCAGCTCCGGTGACGGAACCACCGATACCGACCGGAGTGTCCTCATCGTCGGCGCGATCGGTGCGCTCTTGCTCGCGGGCGTCGCAGTCGGGTTCCTGGTCCAGTCCAGCCTGACCGCGGTGTTTCTGCTCGGCTTCCTCGTCGTGGTGGGGTTCGGATGGTACGCCCATCAGGCGGAAACGGCGAAGGCGCTGACCTTCCTCGCGACGGCGTTCACGGTCGCCGTGATGGGACTCATCATCGTCTTTCTCTTCGGTGAGGCGTGGCCGGTGTTCGAGCTGATGGGGCTCGATCTCGTCACGCGCGTCGATCCCGGCGAGACCGGGTTGTGGAGCACTGCCGACGCGGTGTACTCCCTGACACCGATGATCTGGGGCACGATCGTGACGACGGTCCTCGCAATGGCCATCGCCGGGCCGCTCGGGATCGCGGGGGCGGTGTTCATCGCGGAGATCGCCCCCGGGTGGCTTCGGGATATCGTGAAACCGGGCGTCGAGATCCTCGCTGGAATCCCCTCGATCGTCTACGGCTGGCTCGGGTTCATCGTCATCAACGGCTACTTCAGCCGGTCGGACACGTTCGATCTCACCTCGAACGGAAGCCTGGTCGTCGCAGGAATGGTGATCGGGCTGATGGCGCTACCCACGGTGGTTTCGGTCGCCGAGGATGCGCTGACGAGTATTCCCGAGTCGATGAAGAGCGGCTCGCTCGCGCTCGGTTCGACCGAGTGGCAGACCACGCTCGGCATCACGATCCCGGCGGCGTTCTCGGGCGTCTCGGCCGCCGTCCTGCTCGGCGTCGGCCGGGCGGTCGGCGAGACCATGGCCGCGACGGTGATCCTCGCGAACGTCACCGAGTTCCCCGGCCCGCTGTTCGACGCCTTCGACAACACCATCACGCTGACCAGCGTGATCGCCAACCAGTACGGCGTTGCCCAGGGACTCCACCTGAGTGCGCTGTTCGGCGCGGGCGTCGTGCTGTTCGTCACTGTGCTCTTCCTCTCGATCGGTTCGCAGTTGATCGAGGTGCGAATGGAGCGCAACCTCGGGGGGAACCGATGAGCGACGCGTACGGAACTGACTCGACGCTCGTCGAGGGCCGCTCGTCCATCTTCGAGCGCGCGAGCGCGCTCGCGGTCGGTCTCGGCTTCCTCGCCTTCCTGTTCTCGTGGACGGCGCTGTTCCGTATCACGCCACCGACGACCGAACTCCTCGGCCTCACCCTCTACGACCTCTTCGGGGCCGGCCTCGTCGTCGTGGGAGGGATCGTGCTCGGCCTCGGCGTCGCCTCGCGAACGGGCGTCGTCACGACGACGCCGAGCGACACCGGCGGACTCACCGCCGCGACCACGTTCGGTCTCACGGCACTGATCGCCACAGGACTAGTCGTCTCGCAGACGCTCGGGCTGGGGACGGTCGCGTGGCTGCCGGCCGCGCTGGTCGCTGGAGCCGCAACGGCAGCCGCCGTAGTGGGCGCACGCGAGGACATCGGCGCGACGATTCCGGCGGGAATCATTGCCGTCGGCGTCGGCCTCGCCTTCCTCACGGACGTCATCGGTCCGGACTGGGTGTGGTCGCCGACAGGGTTCGCGGCGTCGTTCCACGCGCCGGTTGTCGTGCCGTTGCTGACGATCTTCTGTAGCCTGCTCGCGGCGTGGCCGGCCGCGAAGGCGAGCGCGGGCTTCGGTAGCCGAGGACGACAGACCGGTGCGTACCT from Halococcus agarilyticus encodes:
- the pstC gene encoding phosphate ABC transporter permease subunit PstC, whose product is MSTIPERWLPGSSGDGTTDTDRSVLIVGAIGALLLAGVAVGFLVQSSLTAVFLLGFLVVVGFGWYAHQAETAKALTFLATAFTVAVMGLIIVFLFGEAWPVFELMGLDLVTRVDPGETGLWSTADAVYSLTPMIWGTIVTTVLAMAIAGPLGIAGAVFIAEIAPGWLRDIVKPGVEILAGIPSIVYGWLGFIVINGYFSRSDTFDLTSNGSLVVAGMVIGLMALPTVVSVAEDALTSIPESMKSGSLALGSTEWQTTLGITIPAAFSGVSAAVLLGVGRAVGETMAATVILANVTEFPGPLFDAFDNTITLTSVIANQYGVAQGLHLSALFGAGVVLFVTVLFLSIGSQLIEVRMERNLGGNR
- a CDS encoding 23S rRNA (uridine(2552)-2'-O)-methyltransferase, whose amino-acid sequence is MSGRDEYYNKAKQQGYRSRSAYKLQQLDDTADLIAPGDTVIDLGAAPGGWLQVAAERTDDGRVVGVDRQRIESIDGVETVRGDLTEDDTQAEIGERVGQADLVLSDMAPNMTGEYDLDHARSVHLARQALDVARAILAPGGDLVVKVFDGRDLDDLEADIENEFEYVRTVRPDASRDESSELFLVGKGRMTAPVGVGDELTVEITDTGDEGDGIAKVEEYTLFVSDAGEGETVQVRIEDVKPRFGFAERID
- a CDS encoding PstS family phosphate ABC transporter substrate-binding protein, whose translation is MTRKATRRRVLMGIGTGTAIGVAGCTGGSNGDGGGDGNNGSSGESGSSGGTASGEDTTSGGQGNSSGGSAQQASGPLTADGSSTVYPITSDGAAVWNSNPPADDGEYWGSNDEGTAPGYEALGSPDMPMTEFFANIYGLDPYQVNVGLSHSGTGIEKLMNDQVDIGDSSAPVQDELPERESYENFVDHVVGVDGQPVIVSQAIYDAGVTKLTGEQLRGIYTGEITNWSEIDSYSGDDKEIQNICRAEGSGTDTAFRSNFLGDPNAEIACSQRIGQNQQVRSTVLNADNAVAYIALAFTGNGAPAVALELDGTTYELGKNLGSKDYPLSRDLHCYTWQDTSKQESAFINMLLTEFGQQQFVAANDYFKLPPNRREEERSKLAEPEQDIEYGGGNASSGNASSGTTMGSTTSGSSSS
- a CDS encoding queuosine precursor transporter, with the protein product MSTSRGASTIQVALIALFTTALVTAQLTATKILGFSIPFSLPITGEMLILPGASLAYALTFLASDCYAELYGRRAAHVLVNVGFAMNVVLLGLVWGTIAAPAATSSVDPAAFATVLGASTNVVLGSLLAYLVSQNWDVFVFHQLRDYTEGRALWLRNVGSTATSQALDTVIFVSVAFYLAPELLGLGSALPLSVLLALGVGQYLLKLLIALLDTPVVYAIVGYARSRTDARPTASAD